In the Novosphingobium sp. 9 genome, one interval contains:
- a CDS encoding TadE/TadG family type IV pilus assembly protein yields the protein MQGFAKAKVAGWLRAMRRDRRGVSILEFALALPIFLILGLYGTEVAYMSMINMEVSEIATSVADNSSRIGQTDNSSVTPTVTETQVASVMTGGLYQGNSFNFEAHGRIILSSLEINSKSQQYIHWQRCSGDLTVASAYGVAGTIETNGMGRTGHMVMAPTGMAVMYVEVYYDYQPLFGTMFVKSSRFEREAALLVRDDRNLTPGVTGGNSTTSC from the coding sequence ATGCAAGGATTCGCCAAGGCCAAAGTCGCCGGATGGCTGCGGGCCATGCGGCGGGACCGGCGCGGTGTATCGATCCTGGAATTTGCTCTGGCGCTGCCGATCTTCCTGATCCTGGGGCTTTACGGCACCGAGGTCGCCTATATGTCGATGATCAACATGGAGGTCAGCGAGATCGCGACCTCGGTGGCCGACAACTCTTCGCGTATCGGCCAGACCGACAACAGTTCGGTTACGCCTACCGTGACTGAGACACAGGTCGCCTCGGTTATGACCGGGGGGCTCTATCAGGGTAACAGCTTCAATTTCGAGGCGCACGGGCGCATCATTCTCTCCAGCCTGGAGATCAATTCCAAAAGTCAGCAATACATTCACTGGCAGCGTTGCAGCGGTGATCTGACAGTCGCTTCCGCCTATGGTGTGGCCGGAACGATCGAGACCAACGGGATGGGGCGCACCGGTCACATGGTGATGGCCCCCACGGGCATGGCGGTGATGTATGTTGAAGTCTATTACGACTATCAGCCCCTGTTCGGGACGATGTTCGTCAAGAGTTCCCGGTTCGAAAGAGAAGCCGCACTGCTGGTAAGGGACGACCGCAATCTGACGCCGGGCGTGACCGGTGGCAATTCGACGACATCCTGCTGA
- a CDS encoding TadE/TadG family type IV pilus assembly protein, whose protein sequence is MTPPAFHHRPGVLRAIASDRGGVTVVEFALAAPVFLLMMMGIFDIGYMAYINSVLHGAVEQVSRNGTIETANTTTEDAYVTGIVQKVIPSATLTFSRKSYYDFTDVGRAESWNDSNNDGTCDNGESYIDENQNGQWDADIGVSGNGGADDVILYTATVTYKPLFPVPLMKNWNTNQTLTATSVRKNQPFATQTSYGSSVGVCK, encoded by the coding sequence GTGACGCCTCCTGCATTTCATCATCGGCCAGGCGTTCTGCGTGCGATTGCGAGCGACCGGGGTGGTGTCACCGTGGTGGAGTTCGCACTGGCGGCACCGGTGTTCCTGCTGATGATGATGGGCATCTTCGACATCGGGTATATGGCGTATATCAATTCCGTGCTGCACGGCGCAGTGGAACAGGTTTCGCGCAACGGCACTATCGAGACCGCCAATACGACCACCGAGGACGCCTATGTGACGGGGATCGTCCAGAAGGTGATTCCCAGCGCTACGCTGACGTTTTCGCGCAAGAGCTATTACGATTTCACCGACGTCGGCCGTGCGGAGTCGTGGAACGATTCCAATAACGACGGTACTTGCGACAATGGTGAAAGCTATATTGACGAGAACCAGAACGGGCAGTGGGATGCGGATATCGGCGTCTCGGGCAATGGCGGCGCGGATGACGTCATCCTCTACACCGCAACAGTAACCTACAAGCCGCTGTTCCCGGTCCCGCTGATGAAAAACTGGAATACGAACCAGACGCTCACGGCCACCTCGGTTCGCAAGAACCAGCCGTTTGCGACCCAGACGAGCTATGGTTCGTCGGTCGGGGTGTGCAAGTGA
- a CDS encoding TadE/TadG family type IV pilus assembly protein has translation MSILAQCVKVFVKHLPVGDEDQAQNPQKACKLMGRIVKSFVALLRDTAGSLLPIAAVGMIVTAMIVGASIDLSRAYKVKNQLQAACDAAVLAGRRTVTTNGYDTASQAAATTYFGANFLDADQDTHGTTFTSSTPDSGSTVDGSASTVMNTAVVRLFGFSTIPLTATCASSMGVGNADVMMVLDTTGSMDETLGSTTRIAALRTAMKNFYTTLQSSTSGTNARIRYGFVPYSTTVNVGQLLYNLNPSYLVDTRTYQSRQFVTSTGSASSASSWTKYNSTAYSTLASCNTALAKSGLTNDSDYSNYGSSSTSNGVTTQAQRKYTYACQAFTSNRNTYYYISYSYTSRNVTSYYLYAPISYDTSKYKAFSTVTTPTGTNGAAVSSTWGGCIEERSTVPATNITYSSATGISPAAALDLDIDGAPTSDDKSKWAPMWPEVTYLRTDSSGRIQYANGYYGYSVISLGYTFCPAKAQLLSEMSQTAFNAYADSLVAEGGTYLDIGMIWGGRLASPTGMFSANVTAAPQNGGEVSRHLIFMTDGEMDTNYMIQQAWGVEYWDRRVTANGYTNDDDYHTSRFRAACDAIKAKGIRIWVIAFTSTLSDDLQYCSSDDSSYSATDASGLNTAFQEIAKQVGELRIVQ, from the coding sequence ATGTCCATTTTGGCGCAGTGCGTCAAAGTGTTCGTTAAGCATTTGCCGGTAGGGGACGAGGATCAAGCGCAAAATCCGCAGAAAGCCTGCAAACTCATGGGTCGCATCGTTAAATCCTTCGTCGCTCTCCTTCGCGACACTGCCGGAAGCCTGCTGCCGATCGCGGCGGTAGGGATGATCGTTACCGCGATGATCGTCGGGGCCTCAATCGATCTCAGCCGGGCCTACAAGGTGAAGAACCAGTTGCAGGCCGCCTGTGATGCCGCTGTGCTTGCCGGGCGCCGCACAGTGACGACCAATGGCTATGACACGGCTTCGCAGGCAGCCGCGACGACCTATTTCGGCGCGAATTTCCTTGACGCTGATCAGGACACCCACGGCACCACATTTACGTCCAGCACGCCCGACAGCGGCTCGACAGTCGATGGTTCGGCCAGCACGGTCATGAACACCGCCGTGGTCCGCTTGTTCGGATTTTCGACGATCCCGCTGACTGCGACCTGTGCGAGTTCGATGGGCGTGGGCAATGCCGATGTGATGATGGTGCTTGATACCACCGGATCGATGGACGAAACTCTCGGCAGTACCACGCGTATCGCCGCCCTGCGCACGGCGATGAAGAACTTCTACACCACGCTGCAAAGCTCTACGTCGGGCACCAACGCGCGTATCCGCTATGGTTTCGTGCCGTACAGCACGACCGTGAACGTGGGCCAGTTGCTGTACAATCTGAACCCGTCTTATCTTGTCGATACGCGCACGTACCAGTCGCGCCAGTTCGTCACATCGACGGGTTCGGCTTCTTCGGCGTCGAGTTGGACAAAATACAACTCGACCGCCTATTCAACCCTGGCGTCCTGCAACACTGCTTTGGCGAAATCTGGTCTGACCAATGATTCCGATTATTCAAACTACGGAAGCTCGTCGACATCAAATGGCGTAACGACGCAGGCACAGAGGAAATACACCTACGCCTGTCAGGCCTTCACATCGAACAGAAATACATACTACTATATTTCTTACAGCTATACGTCGCGTAATGTGACCTCATACTATCTCTATGCGCCAATTAGCTATGATACGAGCAAGTATAAGGCATTCTCCACCGTCACCACGCCGACCGGAACCAATGGTGCTGCGGTCAGCTCGACCTGGGGTGGCTGCATAGAAGAGCGATCCACCGTGCCGGCTACGAATATCACGTATAGCTCGGCGACAGGGATCTCGCCCGCCGCAGCGCTGGACCTTGATATCGATGGCGCGCCGACGAGCGACGACAAGAGCAAGTGGGCGCCGATGTGGCCTGAAGTCACGTATCTGCGGACCGATTCCAGCGGCCGTATCCAGTATGCGAACGGCTACTATGGCTATTCCGTTATCAGTCTGGGCTACACCTTCTGCCCGGCGAAGGCGCAACTGCTCAGCGAAATGTCGCAAACCGCTTTCAACGCCTATGCTGACAGCCTGGTCGCCGAGGGGGGAACCTACCTCGATATCGGCATGATCTGGGGCGGCCGTCTGGCCTCGCCGACCGGGATGTTCTCGGCGAATGTTACCGCGGCTCCGCAGAACGGTGGTGAAGTCTCGCGCCACCTCATCTTCATGACCGACGGTGAGATGGATACGAACTACATGATCCAGCAGGCCTGGGGCGTGGAGTACTGGGACCGCCGCGTGACGGCCAACGGGTACACGAACGACGACGATTACCATACCTCGCGTTTCCGCGCGGCGTGCGATGCGATCAAGGCCAAGGGCATTCGCATCTGGGTGATCGCGTTTACATCCACCCTTTCCGACGATCTGCAGTACTGCTCGTCGGATGACAGTTCGTATTCCGCTACGGATGCCAGCGGCCTGAACACCGCGTTTCAGGAGATCGCCAAGCAGGTGGGCGAACTGAGGATTGTTCAGTGA
- a CDS encoding TonB-dependent receptor, whose amino-acid sequence MAFARAALLASTAVFVLSTPAMAQDATGSDQSDSTAANADVNPANSIVVTGIRASLQNAINVKRNANAVVDVITAEGIGKFPDRNVAESLAHIPGVSVDHQFGIGERVSIQGTDPALNRILVDGHSIASADWGGNTGDVTGRTFNYSLLAPEIVSQVEVYKSPEPWIDEGSLGGTVIVRTRMPLDLKANTLNGSVGYNYNDRSKQGNPRGSLMYSWKNDAGTFGILVAGTYDEDSLARAGIEYFGYSTGADFLTTDSDGNTVLKNPNATITGGSLSDLANARYPVGINHAYFKQTRKRIGGQFAMQWAPSSDFEVALTGMHIQGTYNNYSQSEFIYPNWASSNLTSATISNGLITSASFADGTSTQAELDMNYRKTKVTNDSYNLATTWHASDSFTLTANGGWTKATGGTNPEYDLTMYSNGGYSFDYTGTSTSVTYNTAPSDASTFGRTSSSEITLPDGTTINGYQIGGIARSQQKDEEFYGQLDGKWDVDDSFFKDVRMGVKASTHENGTTVYGSKVYYDTPVSLSDFETNATPSGLFSGLNDSGNANSFQTLTAQGVIDALNDGIYVDSGLDKSSTFRVREKTADAYVQLDFETGPIRGNVGYRAVYTQDISHYYSTTDGGTTYTPTVAKRDYLKGLPSINVSWDMSDTFKLRGSIAEVIARPRYAQLAGAFSRDDTTLTASSGNPDLKPYQSTNYELSAEWYFRPGALLSVEYFRREISSYVVTKTVTEQLTPTGSDSPVDYQVSEPVNASNATVNGVSLAFQMPIWNGFGILTNYTYADASAGKDADGNVLNLPYLSRHTINVIPYYEKGAFQARVSWNYRTHYFTGVGRLNSNDSTAGYHQLDASVSYKISPNFTIQANAQNLLDSTYYSYSGTKSAPTAFYKNGRTFAATAQFSF is encoded by the coding sequence ATGGCATTTGCACGCGCCGCGCTTCTTGCTTCCACAGCCGTCTTCGTTCTCTCCACCCCAGCCATGGCGCAGGACGCCACCGGTTCGGACCAGTCCGACAGCACCGCCGCCAACGCCGACGTCAATCCGGCGAACAGCATCGTCGTCACCGGCATCCGCGCCTCGCTGCAGAACGCAATCAACGTGAAGCGCAACGCGAATGCCGTCGTTGACGTCATCACCGCCGAAGGCATCGGCAAGTTCCCCGACCGCAACGTCGCCGAATCGCTGGCCCACATTCCTGGCGTCAGCGTCGACCACCAGTTCGGCATCGGCGAGCGCGTCTCGATCCAGGGCACCGACCCTGCCCTCAACCGCATCCTCGTCGACGGTCACTCGATCGCCTCGGCCGACTGGGGCGGCAACACCGGTGACGTGACCGGCCGTACTTTCAACTATTCGCTGCTCGCCCCCGAAATCGTCTCGCAGGTCGAAGTCTACAAGTCGCCCGAGCCGTGGATCGACGAAGGCTCGCTGGGCGGCACCGTGATCGTGCGTACCCGCATGCCGCTGGACCTGAAGGCCAACACGCTGAACGGCTCGGTCGGCTACAACTACAACGACCGCTCGAAGCAGGGCAATCCGCGCGGCTCGCTGATGTACAGCTGGAAGAACGATGCCGGCACCTTTGGCATCCTCGTTGCTGGAACCTACGATGAAGATTCGCTGGCCCGCGCAGGTATCGAATACTTCGGCTACTCGACCGGTGCTGACTTCCTGACGACCGACTCAGACGGCAATACCGTCCTCAAGAACCCGAACGCGACGATCACCGGCGGTTCGCTGAGCGACCTTGCGAACGCCCGTTACCCGGTCGGCATCAACCATGCTTACTTCAAGCAGACCCGCAAGCGCATCGGCGGCCAGTTCGCCATGCAGTGGGCCCCCAGCAGCGACTTCGAAGTCGCGCTGACGGGCATGCACATCCAGGGCACCTACAACAACTACAGCCAGTCGGAATTCATCTACCCGAACTGGGCCAGCAGCAACCTGACCTCGGCGACCATTTCGAACGGCCTGATCACCTCGGCCTCGTTCGCCGACGGCACGTCGACCCAGGCCGAGCTGGACATGAACTACCGCAAGACCAAGGTCACCAACGACAGCTACAATCTGGCGACCACCTGGCACGCCAGCGACAGCTTCACGCTGACCGCCAACGGCGGCTGGACGAAGGCCACTGGCGGCACCAACCCCGAATACGACCTGACGATGTATTCGAACGGTGGCTACAGCTTCGACTACACCGGCACCTCGACCAGCGTCACGTATAACACCGCCCCCTCGGATGCGAGCACCTTTGGCCGCACGTCGTCTTCCGAGATCACGCTGCCCGACGGCACGACGATCAACGGCTACCAGATCGGTGGTATCGCCAGGTCGCAGCAGAAGGACGAGGAATTCTACGGCCAGTTGGACGGCAAGTGGGATGTCGATGACTCGTTCTTCAAGGACGTGCGCATGGGCGTGAAGGCCTCGACGCACGAGAACGGCACCACCGTCTACGGCTCGAAGGTCTATTACGACACACCGGTTTCGCTCTCGGATTTCGAAACCAACGCAACGCCGTCGGGCCTGTTCTCGGGCCTGAATGACAGCGGCAACGCGAACTCCTTCCAGACGCTGACCGCACAGGGCGTGATCGACGCGCTGAACGACGGCATCTACGTCGACAGCGGCCTCGACAAGAGCTCGACCTTCCGCGTGCGTGAGAAGACCGCAGACGCCTACGTCCAGCTCGACTTCGAGACGGGTCCGATCCGCGGTAACGTCGGCTATCGTGCCGTCTACACGCAAGACATCTCGCACTATTATTCGACCACCGATGGCGGCACCACCTACACGCCAACTGTGGCCAAGAGGGACTACCTGAAGGGCCTGCCCAGCATCAACGTAAGCTGGGACATGTCGGACACGTTCAAGCTGCGCGGCTCGATTGCCGAAGTGATTGCCCGTCCGCGCTACGCCCAGCTTGCAGGTGCCTTCAGCCGCGATGATACCACGCTGACCGCCAGCTCGGGCAATCCCGATCTGAAGCCCTACCAGTCGACCAACTACGAGCTGTCGGCTGAATGGTACTTCCGTCCGGGCGCCCTGCTTTCGGTCGAATATTTCCGCCGCGAAATCTCGTCGTATGTCGTAACCAAGACCGTTACCGAGCAGCTGACTCCGACCGGTTCTGACAGCCCTGTCGACTATCAGGTCAGCGAGCCGGTCAACGCCTCGAACGCCACCGTGAACGGCGTGTCGCTGGCCTTCCAGATGCCGATCTGGAACGGCTTCGGCATCCTGACCAACTACACCTATGCCGATGCCAGCGCGGGTAAGGATGCGGATGGCAACGTCCTCAACCTGCCCTACCTTTCGCGCCACACGATCAACGTGATCCCGTACTACGAGAAGGGCGCATTCCAGGCTCGTGTCAGCTGGAACTACCGCACCCACTACTTCACCGGTGTCGGCCGCCTGAACTCGAACGACTCGACGGCGGGCTACCACCAGCTCGACGCCTCGGTTTCGTACAAGATCAGCCCGAACTTCACGATCCAGGCCAACGCGCAGAACCTGCTCGACTCCACCTACTACTCGTACAGCGGCACCAAGTCGGCGCCGACCGCCTTCTACAAGAACGGTCGCACCTTCGCCGCCACGGCGCAGTTCAGCTTCTGA
- a CDS encoding GH92 family glycosyl hydrolase, giving the protein MTNLARRALMTGTCRLALFASAALAPLPALARKSASSGEAKSHGKEIDLFIGTGGDGHTFPGASMPFGMVQLSPDTDTARWDTCSGYHHGDASIMGFSHTHLSGTGIGDMLDVLVQPCRGDVRLEPGPLDKPDQGYRLRYTQEQAEPGYYAVALENGVRSELTVTERTGIQRHTFPEGIGHLLIDLAHLVQDSSDHPPLIDQAQLTLEQDGTLTGTRRVFRWAKGRRIYFAMQFSRKPTRIDFYGDDNAPAKAGSETVSGKRLKAVVWFGDAGNEPVVIRTGISAVDIAGAKANLAAEAPHFDFDKYRLMASRAWAAELTRIELKGGTDAQRRIMTTALYHTAIGPTLFSDVDGRYVGLDRQIHQLGYDQTSYSAYSLWDTYRAFHPLQTIMRPGLVRHMVADLIRQTQQSPYGPPVWPLQGVETGCMIGWHAVPVLAEAQAKGIIGDYAAAWPGIRRRALDFNMPTMDNSLGIPRYDRLGYIPADEVFESVSRTLEYSYDDYAAAKIAKATGFTADADYLARRSGNWKNVFDTSRGFAVPRFADGSFWKDYDPVQLGHAPEKWRDYTESNGWQATFLNQHDVPGLVSAMGGDKAFEKKLDALFNAPSTLPKNAPPDISGLVGQYAHGNEPSHHVAYLYAWCGAHWKTQAMVRRLLTTMYKADPDGVIGNDDCGQMSAWFVLSALGFYAVDPVSANYILGSPLFDESKLFLDNGKTLIIEARNNAPDRPYYGKVEWNGQPMTKCWISHEELMKGGRLTFHMQATPDKSFATAAADRPPVNA; this is encoded by the coding sequence ATGACCAACCTCGCCCGCCGTGCCCTGATGACCGGCACCTGTCGCCTCGCCCTTTTCGCCTCGGCCGCTCTGGCCCCTCTTCCCGCCCTGGCGCGAAAGAGTGCCTCGTCTGGCGAGGCAAAGAGCCATGGCAAGGAGATCGACCTGTTCATCGGCACCGGTGGCGACGGGCACACCTTCCCCGGCGCCTCGATGCCGTTCGGCATGGTGCAGTTGAGCCCGGACACCGATACCGCGCGCTGGGACACCTGCTCGGGCTATCACCACGGCGATGCCTCGATCATGGGCTTCTCGCACACGCACCTGTCGGGCACCGGCATCGGCGACATGCTCGACGTGCTGGTCCAGCCATGCCGTGGCGATGTGCGCCTCGAACCCGGCCCGCTCGACAAGCCCGATCAGGGCTATCGTCTGCGCTACACGCAGGAGCAGGCAGAGCCCGGCTACTATGCGGTCGCGCTCGAAAACGGCGTGCGCAGCGAACTGACCGTCACCGAGCGCACCGGCATCCAGCGCCACACCTTCCCCGAAGGGATCGGCCATCTGCTGATCGACCTTGCGCATCTGGTGCAGGATTCGTCCGATCATCCGCCGCTGATCGACCAGGCACAGCTCACGCTTGAACAGGACGGCACGCTCACGGGCACCCGCCGCGTGTTCCGCTGGGCCAAGGGACGCCGCATCTATTTCGCGATGCAGTTCTCCCGCAAGCCGACCCGGATCGACTTCTACGGCGACGACAACGCCCCTGCCAAGGCGGGCAGCGAGACCGTTTCGGGCAAGCGCCTGAAGGCCGTCGTGTGGTTTGGCGATGCGGGCAACGAGCCGGTCGTGATCCGTACCGGCATTTCGGCTGTCGATATCGCGGGCGCCAAGGCGAACCTTGCCGCCGAAGCCCCGCACTTCGATTTCGACAAGTACCGCCTGATGGCTTCGCGCGCCTGGGCAGCGGAACTGACCCGGATCGAGCTGAAGGGCGGCACCGATGCGCAGCGCCGCATCATGACAACCGCGCTCTATCACACAGCGATAGGGCCGACGCTGTTCTCCGACGTGGACGGGCGTTATGTCGGGCTGGATCGCCAGATCCACCAGCTGGGCTACGACCAGACCTCGTACAGCGCCTATTCGCTGTGGGATACCTATCGCGCGTTCCATCCGTTGCAGACGATCATGCGCCCCGGCCTCGTGCGGCACATGGTGGCAGACCTGATCCGGCAAACGCAGCAGAGCCCTTATGGCCCGCCGGTCTGGCCGCTGCAGGGTGTCGAGACCGGCTGCATGATCGGCTGGCACGCCGTTCCGGTTCTGGCCGAAGCGCAGGCCAAGGGCATCATCGGCGACTATGCCGCCGCATGGCCAGGCATTCGCCGTCGCGCGCTAGACTTCAATATGCCCACGATGGACAACTCGCTCGGCATCCCGCGCTACGACCGCCTCGGTTATATCCCGGCAGACGAAGTGTTCGAAAGTGTCAGCCGCACGCTGGAATACAGCTACGACGACTATGCCGCCGCGAAGATCGCCAAGGCCACCGGCTTCACGGCAGATGCGGACTATCTCGCGCGACGTTCGGGCAACTGGAAGAACGTGTTCGATACCTCGCGCGGGTTCGCGGTGCCGCGCTTTGCCGATGGTTCGTTCTGGAAGGACTACGATCCGGTCCAGCTTGGCCACGCGCCCGAAAAATGGCGCGACTATACCGAGAGCAACGGCTGGCAGGCGACGTTCCTGAACCAGCACGACGTTCCCGGTCTCGTTTCGGCAATGGGTGGCGACAAGGCGTTCGAGAAGAAGCTCGATGCGCTGTTCAACGCGCCTTCGACGCTGCCCAAGAACGCGCCGCCAGACATCTCGGGCCTTGTCGGCCAGTACGCGCACGGCAACGAACCTTCGCACCACGTCGCCTACCTCTACGCCTGGTGCGGCGCGCACTGGAAGACGCAGGCCATGGTCCGCCGTCTGCTGACCACCATGTACAAGGCTGACCCGGACGGCGTGATCGGCAACGACGACTGTGGGCAGATGAGCGCGTGGTTCGTGCTGTCGGCGCTCGGCTTCTATGCCGTCGATCCGGTCAGCGCCAACTACATCCTCGGCAGCCCGTTGTTCGACGAGTCCAAGCTGTTCCTCGACAACGGCAAGACGCTGATCATCGAGGCCCGCAACAACGCGCCGGACCGCCCCTATTACGGCAAGGTCGAGTGGAACGGCCAGCCGATGACGAAGTGCTGGATCAGCCACGAAGAGCTGATGAAGGGTGGCCGCCTGACCTTTCATATGCAGGCGACGCCCGACAAGAGCTTCGCCACCGCCGCTGCCGACCGGCCGCCCGTCAACGCGTGA
- a CDS encoding GAF domain-containing sensor histidine kinase — translation MTSSQGPNSQILLAFALPLILGLCLLTDITLPLGTGVSVLYLLPTVIAYAGKRPVAPIATAIGGLGCVTLAYFYAPDGVAASIAIMNRVLSGATNVLVAIIGASIIHYRNRNRHAQALRVAEAELARTMAGEVPLDELGHRAITFLAEQFGASAGALFAHEDGQYRRIATVGVPQDANIPRTTSPDDGLLGEVIRTGNTIHLADVPAGYLEIGSALGRAVPRALVIGAAQVDGFVNAVIELGFLDQPNARPEDVSEFLDLVGGPLGIALRSAKYRSRLEHLLAETQNQAEELQAQSEELRASNDELEAQSKQLLDSQTELEQQQAELERSNAQLEEQTASLEAQRDELARAQSRLRGQADDLEQASRYKSEFLANMSHELRTPLNSLLIMARLLADNRSGNLSGEQVRFAETIETAGNDLLALINDVLDISKIEAGRIDLDLHETSLATLLAKLRDTFAPGAERKGLNLTMSVAPEAPASLETDPLRLEQILKNFLSNALKFTDAGSVELAIRSTGNDTLAFTVRDSGPGIAPEQQQAIFEAFRQADGGIARKYGGTGLGLSISRELARLLGGQISLESEPGKGSAFTLTLPCTFAGSREAAQAPVRQQETIRPSAATPAPRSTGSLHATSPRMTAKRSPAIPASFWWSRTIRPSPASCAIWRTKSASTA, via the coding sequence ATGACGTCATCCCAGGGACCGAATTCCCAGATTCTTCTCGCTTTTGCCCTGCCACTGATCCTGGGGCTCTGTCTTCTGACCGACATCACCTTGCCGCTCGGCACCGGGGTGAGCGTCCTCTATCTCCTGCCCACCGTTATCGCCTACGCAGGCAAACGTCCGGTAGCGCCGATAGCTACTGCAATCGGTGGACTTGGTTGCGTCACGCTAGCCTATTTTTACGCACCTGACGGCGTTGCCGCCTCGATCGCGATCATGAACCGGGTACTCTCTGGCGCGACCAACGTGCTGGTCGCCATCATCGGTGCATCGATCATTCACTACCGCAACCGCAACCGCCATGCACAGGCGCTGCGGGTAGCCGAAGCCGAACTGGCCCGAACCATGGCCGGTGAAGTCCCGCTGGACGAACTGGGCCACCGCGCCATCACCTTCCTTGCCGAACAGTTCGGGGCCAGTGCCGGGGCTCTGTTCGCCCATGAAGACGGCCAGTATCGCCGCATCGCTACCGTCGGCGTACCGCAGGATGCGAACATCCCGCGTACAACATCCCCGGACGACGGTCTGCTGGGCGAGGTCATCCGCACCGGAAATACCATCCATCTTGCCGATGTTCCGGCAGGCTACCTCGAAATCGGCAGCGCGCTTGGGCGCGCGGTGCCTCGTGCCCTGGTGATCGGTGCCGCGCAGGTCGACGGCTTCGTGAATGCGGTAATCGAACTGGGCTTTCTCGATCAGCCGAACGCTCGCCCCGAGGACGTGTCCGAGTTCCTCGACCTTGTAGGCGGACCTCTCGGGATTGCCCTGCGCTCCGCCAAATATCGCTCGCGCCTTGAGCACCTGCTGGCCGAAACGCAGAACCAGGCCGAAGAGTTACAGGCCCAGAGCGAGGAACTGCGCGCCAGCAACGACGAACTGGAAGCGCAGAGCAAACAGCTGCTCGATTCGCAGACCGAGCTGGAACAGCAGCAGGCCGAACTCGAACGCTCGAACGCGCAGCTCGAAGAACAGACCGCCTCGCTCGAAGCCCAGCGCGACGAACTCGCGCGCGCGCAATCGCGTCTGCGCGGGCAGGCTGACGATCTGGAACAGGCCAGCCGCTACAAGTCCGAATTCCTTGCGAACATGAGCCACGAATTGCGCACCCCGCTCAATTCCCTGCTCATCATGGCGCGGCTGCTGGCGGACAACCGCAGCGGCAACCTGTCGGGCGAGCAGGTTCGCTTCGCCGAGACCATCGAGACGGCGGGCAACGATCTGCTCGCCCTGATCAACGACGTGCTCGACATTTCCAAGATCGAGGCCGGTCGCATCGACCTCGATCTGCACGAGACCTCGCTGGCCACGCTGCTCGCCAAGCTGCGTGACACGTTCGCGCCGGGCGCCGAGCGCAAGGGGCTGAACCTGACGATGAGCGTTGCGCCGGAGGCCCCAGCCTCGCTGGAGACCGATCCGCTTCGCCTCGAACAGATCCTCAAGAATTTTCTATCGAATGCGCTCAAGTTCACCGATGCCGGTTCTGTCGAACTGGCGATCCGCAGCACCGGGAACGACACGCTCGCCTTCACCGTGCGTGACAGTGGCCCCGGCATCGCGCCCGAGCAGCAGCAGGCGATCTTCGAGGCCTTCCGGCAGGCCGACGGCGGCATTGCCCGCAAGTACGGCGGCACCGGCCTTGGCCTCTCGATCTCGCGCGAGCTGGCCCGCCTTCTCGGCGGCCAGATCTCGCTCGAAAGCGAACCCGGCAAGGGCAGCGCCTTCACGCTGACGCTTCCCTGCACATTTGCAGGAAGCCGCGAGGCCGCACAGGCGCCGGTGCGCCAACAGGAAACGATCCGCCCGTCAGCTGCCACCCCCGCGCCGCGATCCACAGGATCGCTCCACGCAACGTCCCCAAGGATGACCGCGAAGCGCTCTCCGGCGATTCCCGCATCATTCTGGTGGTCGAGGACGATCCGGCCTTCGCCCGCATCCTGTGCGATCTGGCGCACGAAGTCGGCTTCCACTGCCTGA